From a region of the Candidatus Eisenbacteria bacterium genome:
- a CDS encoding cation transporter: MAAATMAHRRPPLVLALALNTAVLVPELAAGVGGNSLSLIMDGVHNVSDEVALAMLVVAYTLPAGLSGNALRLANLFNSVGLLGISGFLVWQAVERLGQPPPFFAVLPVVVGLVAAAGNWGVARALRDASREDPAIRLAYVHNLGDTLVSLAPVLAGTLTLLTGHAVFDPILALVIAAAIIVPSVQTLITFRRELTWPANVACGHETPTMPSSPSTHSMMRMGSAPSPPGSST, encoded by the coding sequence ATGGCCGCGGCCACGATGGCGCATCGCCGACCACCGCTCGTTCTCGCGCTTGCATTGAACACGGCCGTTCTCGTCCCGGAGTTGGCCGCCGGAGTCGGCGGCAACAGCCTCAGTCTCATCATGGACGGCGTGCACAACGTCTCCGACGAAGTGGCGCTGGCGATGCTCGTCGTCGCATACACGCTGCCGGCCGGACTCTCCGGCAATGCGCTGCGGCTCGCCAATCTCTTCAACTCCGTCGGGCTGCTCGGCATCAGCGGGTTCCTGGTCTGGCAGGCGGTCGAACGCCTCGGCCAGCCGCCCCCGTTCTTCGCCGTTCTTCCCGTCGTCGTCGGTCTCGTCGCGGCCGCGGGAAATTGGGGCGTGGCGCGCGCCCTCCGCGACGCCAGTCGCGAGGACCCCGCGATCCGACTCGCCTATGTCCACAATCTCGGGGATACCCTGGTGTCCCTTGCGCCGGTGCTCGCGGGGACGCTGACGCTCCTCACGGGCCATGCCGTGTTCGATCCGATCCTCGCGCTCGTCATCGCCGCGGCGATCATCGTGCCGAGCGTGCAGACGCTCATCACGTTTCGCCGGGAGCTGACCTGGCCTGCGAATGTCGCGTGCGGCCACGAGACGCCGACGATGCCCAGCAGCCCGTCGACTCATTCGATGATGCGGATGGGCAGCGCACCGTCACCGCCCGGGTCCAGCACGTAG
- the hflK gene encoding FtsH protease activity modulator HflK, with protein MTKLLATLGAPRARAIVAVAGVLAYLASGFYTVPATSLAVTRLFGATVDAAVPPGVHWWWPRPIGQVDRAEVTRAFTMPVGYLAIEDARGMQPDPSIASWLTGDTNILQLRAKVNYRIADPAKYLFGSEQPAQVLRYVAGSAFTEAASSLSVDDLLTSGRLALLERVRAQTQLLLDRWDVGLQVLAVNLESVGPPAVVMAAFQDVQNARADRERLVSEAETYANGLVPVARGEAERKANEALTFQNQRVSRAHGDAERFAKLAAEHRRAPDLLERRLYLETAERVLPRVRRYVLDPGGDGALPIRIIE; from the coding sequence ATGACGAAGCTTCTCGCGACGCTCGGCGCACCGCGAGCGCGTGCGATCGTCGCCGTGGCAGGCGTGCTCGCATATCTCGCGAGCGGCTTCTACACCGTGCCCGCGACGAGTCTCGCGGTGACGCGGCTGTTCGGCGCGACCGTCGACGCCGCGGTACCGCCGGGCGTTCACTGGTGGTGGCCGCGTCCGATCGGACAGGTGGATCGGGCCGAGGTGACGCGCGCGTTCACGATGCCGGTCGGCTACCTCGCGATCGAGGACGCCCGCGGCATGCAGCCGGATCCTTCCATAGCGAGCTGGCTCACGGGCGACACGAACATCCTCCAGCTCCGTGCCAAGGTGAACTACCGGATCGCGGACCCGGCGAAGTACCTGTTCGGGAGCGAGCAGCCCGCGCAGGTCCTGCGCTACGTCGCCGGCTCCGCCTTCACCGAGGCGGCGAGCTCGCTCTCGGTCGACGACCTCCTCACCTCCGGTCGCCTGGCGCTCCTCGAGCGCGTGCGTGCGCAGACGCAGCTCTTGCTCGATCGGTGGGACGTCGGGCTCCAAGTGCTCGCGGTGAACCTCGAGTCGGTCGGGCCGCCAGCGGTCGTCATGGCCGCATTCCAAGATGTCCAGAACGCACGAGCCGACCGCGAACGGCTCGTGTCGGAGGCGGAGACCTATGCGAACGGCCTCGTGCCCGTTGCTCGCGGCGAGGCGGAGCGGAAGGCCAACGAGGCGCTCACCTTTCAAAACCAGCGCGTGAGCCGTGCCCACGGCGACGCCGAGCGGTTTGCCAAGCTCGCCGCGGAGCACCGGCGCGCGCCGGACCTACTCGAGCGACGTCTCTACCTCGAGACCGCGGAGCGCGTTCTTCCGCGCGTCCGGCGCTACGTGCTGGACCCGGGCGGTGACGGTGCGCTGCCCATCCGCATCATCGAATGA
- a CDS encoding protease modulator HflC produces MRSRMLTATLAVLVALAAFGSAFVVETTEYAVVTRFGRPTRTYTTPGLHFRVPLVDQIVRMDARLLMTEPPMAEYLTLDKKNVVARIFLTWRVGDPLRYLQTVQLRDAAEARLAAVTSSEIGAAFGSVPFETLVSTDADKMRLGAIVDQIEQRVRDTAAREYGVDLVSLRVERLAFPQQNEASVYQRMRAERQRIAKQFRSEGEEQALKIRAEADRERARLLAEADRKAAEIRGQAEAEAARIYADALGADPDFYRFVRTLEAYDKIVDKDTTVILPADSPLMKGLLGAPGAGATR; encoded by the coding sequence ATGAGATCCCGCATGTTGACCGCGACGCTGGCCGTGCTGGTCGCACTGGCGGCGTTCGGCTCTGCCTTCGTCGTCGAAACGACGGAGTACGCCGTCGTGACGCGGTTCGGGCGTCCGACGCGGACCTACACGACGCCCGGCCTGCACTTCCGGGTGCCGCTCGTCGACCAGATCGTCCGGATGGACGCCCGCCTCCTCATGACCGAACCGCCCATGGCCGAGTACCTGACGCTCGACAAGAAGAACGTGGTCGCGCGCATCTTCCTCACGTGGCGCGTCGGCGATCCGCTGCGCTACCTGCAGACGGTGCAGCTCCGCGATGCCGCGGAAGCACGGCTCGCCGCGGTCACCAGCTCCGAGATCGGTGCCGCCTTCGGCTCGGTGCCGTTCGAAACGTTGGTGTCGACGGATGCCGACAAGATGCGTCTGGGCGCGATCGTCGACCAGATCGAGCAGCGCGTCCGCGACACCGCCGCGCGCGAGTACGGCGTCGACCTCGTGTCCCTGCGCGTCGAGCGCCTCGCGTTCCCGCAGCAGAACGAGGCGAGCGTGTACCAGCGCATGCGGGCCGAGCGCCAGCGCATCGCCAAGCAGTTCCGGTCCGAGGGCGAAGAGCAGGCGCTCAAGATCCGAGCGGAAGCCGACCGCGAACGGGCCCGACTCCTCGCCGAGGCCGATCGCAAGGCGGCGGAGATCCGCGGCCAGGCCGAAGCCGAGGCGGCGCGCATCTACGCCGACGCCCTCGGGGCGGACCCGGACTTCTACCGGTTCGTCCGCACGCTCGAGGCGTACGACAAGATCGTCGACAAGGATACGACCGTCATCCTGCCGGCCGACTCGCCGCTCATGAAGGGCCTCCTCGGCGCACCGGGCGCCGGAGCGACGCGGTGA
- a CDS encoding SO_0444 family Cu/Zn efflux transporter yields the protein MFVISLLTAVITQTFWVLYEGAFFILAGFAIAGVIHVLLDPDRIVRYLGERSLRSAAIAALLGAPIPLCSCGVLPTAVSLRRKGASRESTLAFLISTPETGVDSVAMTLAYFGPLLAVVRPLAAIATALVAAALSLRRSRPGDEPPMESAAPPEPEVDHHHAAAGAAAPQTEPTHRGDHAVLAGSSRAAHAEALGRHAMRYAFVDLFDELSFWLALAIVMTGVLSALLPSDFFARVFPSSFAAMIAMVILGIPLYVCASASTPLAALFVSKGASAGAALVFLLVGPATNAATIATITRLFGRSFLRVYLGAIIGVAIAAGLLLDLVVPGLGSGVRIGAPGSVEYLGIPKLVAAFALVWLLFESLGRTGLRPGLTELADNGRAAVGWLRRMRLRTLVASRPVQALALLWILVTLAGGFWRVPVGERAIIERFGALAGAPREPGLAFAAPLIDRLELVRVDEVREQPVGYRTLRGTLARESLLDQSLYVTADENVIDLHAEAQYRISDPVRFRLGVEAPAEVLFGLVRARLVEAMASRPIDFVYTNDRAEVENWLLERVRHDVEEAALGIDVLAVRLLDVHAPASVHDAFRDVASAHEDRLTTIHQANEYAAGVGAVARGEAARLVAEAEGQASQRLADAAGAASAFTALAAEHKRAPRLTEDRLYLEAAERVLPGARKIIRPTAGTAKGYELWLRGNGAPIVFPPSPAAAKSGATPPPPSLEGDSE from the coding sequence GTGTTCGTGATCAGCCTGCTCACGGCCGTCATTACGCAAACGTTCTGGGTGCTCTACGAGGGCGCATTCTTCATCCTGGCAGGCTTCGCGATCGCGGGCGTGATCCACGTCCTCCTCGATCCCGACCGGATCGTTCGTTACCTGGGCGAGCGGAGTCTGCGCTCCGCCGCCATTGCGGCCCTCCTCGGGGCTCCCATTCCACTCTGCTCCTGTGGGGTGCTGCCCACGGCGGTATCCCTGCGGCGCAAGGGGGCGAGCCGCGAGTCGACCCTCGCCTTCCTCATCTCCACCCCCGAAACAGGCGTCGACTCGGTCGCCATGACGCTCGCCTATTTCGGGCCGCTCCTCGCAGTCGTGCGGCCGCTGGCGGCGATCGCGACGGCGCTCGTGGCAGCGGCCCTGTCGCTGCGCCGGTCGCGCCCCGGGGACGAGCCGCCGATGGAATCGGCGGCGCCTCCCGAACCAGAGGTCGATCACCACCACGCCGCCGCCGGCGCGGCTGCTCCGCAGACGGAGCCGACACATCGCGGCGATCACGCCGTCCTCGCAGGGTCTTCACGCGCCGCGCACGCCGAGGCACTGGGGCGCCACGCGATGCGCTACGCGTTCGTCGACCTCTTCGACGAGTTGAGCTTCTGGTTGGCTCTGGCCATCGTCATGACCGGGGTGCTGTCGGCCCTGCTGCCCTCCGACTTCTTCGCGCGCGTGTTCCCGTCGTCGTTCGCCGCGATGATCGCCATGGTGATCCTCGGGATCCCGCTCTACGTTTGCGCGAGCGCGTCCACCCCGCTCGCCGCGCTCTTCGTCTCCAAGGGCGCATCCGCCGGCGCGGCCCTCGTCTTCCTACTCGTCGGGCCGGCGACCAACGCCGCCACGATCGCGACCATCACGCGGCTCTTCGGGCGCTCCTTCCTGCGCGTCTATCTCGGCGCGATCATCGGCGTCGCGATCGCGGCCGGCTTGCTGCTCGACCTCGTCGTCCCCGGGCTCGGGAGCGGCGTGCGAATCGGCGCGCCCGGAAGCGTGGAGTATCTCGGCATCCCGAAGCTCGTCGCGGCGTTCGCGCTCGTTTGGCTCCTGTTCGAGTCGCTCGGCCGGACGGGATTGCGACCCGGGCTCACCGAGCTCGCCGACAATGGGCGTGCGGCCGTCGGCTGGCTCCGACGGATGCGACTGCGGACCCTGGTCGCGAGCCGCCCCGTTCAAGCGCTCGCGCTGCTCTGGATCCTGGTGACGCTCGCGGGCGGCTTCTGGCGCGTGCCGGTCGGCGAGCGCGCGATCATCGAGCGGTTCGGCGCGCTCGCGGGAGCGCCGCGCGAGCCAGGCCTCGCGTTCGCCGCGCCCCTCATCGACCGGCTCGAGCTGGTACGTGTCGACGAGGTACGCGAGCAACCCGTCGGGTATCGCACGCTGCGCGGCACGCTCGCACGCGAGTCCCTGCTCGACCAATCCCTCTACGTCACCGCCGACGAGAACGTGATCGACCTCCACGCCGAGGCCCAGTACCGGATCTCGGACCCGGTGCGCTTCCGCCTGGGCGTCGAAGCGCCGGCCGAGGTGCTCTTCGGCCTCGTCCGGGCACGGCTCGTCGAGGCGATGGCGAGCCGTCCGATCGACTTCGTCTACACCAACGATCGCGCGGAGGTCGAGAACTGGCTCCTGGAACGCGTCCGGCACGACGTGGAGGAAGCCGCGCTCGGCATCGACGTCCTCGCCGTGCGCCTGCTCGACGTTCACGCCCCCGCGTCCGTGCACGACGCCTTTCGCGACGTGGCGAGCGCACACGAGGACCGGCTGACGACGATCCACCAGGCGAACGAATACGCCGCGGGCGTGGGCGCGGTCGCCCGCGGCGAGGCGGCGCGCCTCGTCGCGGAAGCCGAAGGCCAGGCGAGTCAGCGTCTCGCGGACGCCGCCGGTGCCGCGTCGGCATTCACTGCGCTCGCCGCAGAGCACAAACGCGCGCCGCGTCTGACGGAGGACCGGCTCTACCTCGAGGCGGCCGAGCGGGTTTTGCCCGGCGCGCGCAAGATCATCCGCCCGACGGCCGGAACGGCCAAGGGGTACGAGCTCTGGCTGCGGGGCAACGGCGCGCCGATCGTGTTCCCTCCGTCTCCGGCCGCTGCGAAGTCAGGCGCCACGCCACCGCCCCCGTCCTTGGAAGGAGACTCCGAATGA
- a CDS encoding ZIP family metal transporter, translated as MVNPLVFVAVAAAGDVAGSLVVTRAHHGGQAPLRYFVAAGAGFMLAAAFVRMLPESTHVPHAFLFVLLGYFGVHLFEHTVAPHFHYGEETHTEALLRPSAGVLAVLGLGVHTLFDGVAIAAGFMVGPALGVLLFVAVLLHKVPEGFTVASIVLATGHSRRAAILAGTALGLLTLIGAVGTTLFAGRYVGYALALSAGVTIYVAASDLIPEVNREGGPALAWTVFGGLLLFTGADWVMSSFGLE; from the coding sequence ATGGTGAACCCGCTCGTCTTCGTCGCGGTCGCCGCTGCCGGCGACGTCGCCGGATCGCTCGTGGTGACGCGAGCACACCACGGCGGCCAGGCGCCGCTGCGCTATTTCGTCGCAGCGGGTGCCGGGTTCATGCTGGCCGCGGCCTTCGTGCGCATGCTGCCCGAGAGCACGCACGTGCCGCACGCCTTCCTGTTCGTGCTCTTGGGATACTTCGGCGTCCACCTCTTCGAGCACACGGTCGCTCCACACTTCCACTACGGCGAGGAGACCCATACCGAAGCGCTGCTGCGGCCGTCGGCCGGCGTGCTCGCCGTCCTGGGGCTTGGCGTCCACACGCTCTTCGACGGGGTCGCGATCGCGGCTGGGTTCATGGTGGGTCCGGCGCTCGGCGTCCTGCTCTTCGTCGCGGTACTCCTCCACAAGGTGCCCGAGGGCTTCACCGTCGCCTCGATCGTCCTGGCGACCGGGCACTCGCGGCGGGCCGCAATCCTCGCCGGTACGGCGCTCGGGTTGTTGACCCTGATCGGCGCCGTGGGAACAACGCTCTTCGCGGGCAGATACGTCGGCTACGCCCTGGCCCTCTCGGCGGGCGTCACGATCTACGTGGCCGCGTCCGATCTCATCCCCGAGGTGAATCGCGAAGGCGGCCCCGCACTCGCGTGGACCGTATTCGGTGGGCTCCTTCTCTTCACGGGCGCCGACTGGGTGATGTCGAGCTTCGGACTGGAGTGA